CTGCTTCGACCATCTTCTCTGCCTGGTCAATCTCAATAACGTCCGAATTTACGGCCAGAGCCTCCGACCCCAGAGCCTTGACCTCAGCAACTAACTTGCTGGCTTCTTCAGTATTCACGTCGGCGATGATGATTTTAGCACCTTCCCGGGCCAGTAGTTTGGTTATTTCCCCTCCGATGGCCCCGGCACCACCGGTCACGATAGCCACCTTATCTTTCACACGCATTTTGTTCTCCCTCATTTCATGATGATAATTATTCGTTCTCCCCATTATACTTAATCGACCATTTGTCAGGGAAATCGTCGCTTCCACAAAAAAGGACACTGAATACTACTCGAAATCGCCTTCTTCAGTGCCCAAAGGAATGCCTGTTCTATTTCCGCCTGATTTTATATCCGGCCTATTGTATCTCCAAAAAGTCAAGGCCAGCTACTGGTCGATGCGCAGCTTGCCGGCTTTGGCGATGTTATGCTTTGGCATATCAAAGAAATTAACGATAACCTGGTCCGGCTCAACCTGGATATGCTTCACCACCGCATCGGTTATATCCTTCACCAGCTTCCGCTTCTGTTCCACAGTCCTGCCTTCCATGAGTCTTACGGTTACTATCGGCATAATTATCGTACCTCCTCTGATTATATTTACGTTTTCCTATTTCTCACCTTTCGTTTTCTTGTACATTGCTTCAATTTGCTTTTTCCACGCCGGTGCCCTATCCCTGACAAAGCGCCTTGTCGGCTCCGCTTGCGTGCAGACCAGCATGGAATTAACATTGACCCAGGGAACGAAAATGTCTTCGCTGAACTGTTTCACCCCGTCCAGCTGGTCATCCCACTCCACCTGCGTCATGCGTACGCCGTATTCATCCAGAACCTGCACGAGACCGATATAGCAGCATTCTGGCGCCGTTTGCGGAATCAAACTGACGGCCACAAAATAGCCGGGCTTGAGAACCGCTGGTTTTACCATATCTCACCTCCTGAATAATAATATAATCCTGAATAATGTGGTAGAACAATAATATACGGTTATGCGCTAAACGTCAAACTGGTAGAGACTGCAGCCTTCTGGCCCATCTTATTGACTTTTATTAATGCTCCTCCTATACTTGGCTAAAATCCTTGGATAGTGGAGGCGGAAAAATGGGCACGCTATTTATGATTTTGCCGTT
The sequence above is drawn from the Chloroflexota bacterium genome and encodes:
- a CDS encoding tautomerase family protein → MPIVTVRLMEGRTVEQKRKLVKDITDAVVKHIQVEPDQVIVNFFDMPKHNIAKAGKLRIDQ